From one Planococcus citri chromosome 3, ihPlaCitr1.1, whole genome shotgun sequence genomic stretch:
- the Osi3 gene encoding uncharacterized protein Osi3 produces MKFVSVFVCVVLCVSQIFASPVTNASANEDITTTEIQELVEKVVQQQQQPAQDGVREAKHIDNELYKGKTSTIEDALLRKLNSKCNQKDISSCVMLKLVTYMNRLLKKSSLEISDSVEITQTGPVVEEEIKKEDLEVDESRGYTDESIFGNIISEKLWSFVKSRSLKWKLLPEANVVLSTSSDDTGNINLGVALRSAKSLETGRGKMKNAGPIIAAGIMKIGMLKVLAFKALALLVGKALLVSKLAFLLAAIIGLKKLFSHSKHVTYEVVAHPHHTHSAVESHGHGDSYNTGWGRSGDVAAAAAQNLAYRGHLQQ; encoded by the exons atgaaaTTCGTATCGGTTTTCGTTTGCGTCGTTTTATGCGTTTCGCAAATTTTCGCTAGTCCGGTGACCAACGCTTCGGCCAACGAGGATATCACCACCACCGAAATCCAAGAGCTCGTCGAAAAAGTCgtgcaacaacaacagcaaccaGCTCAAGACGGTGTCCGCGAAGCTAAACACATCGACAACGAATTATACAAAGGCAAAACCAGCACCATCGAAGATGCCCTGCTCAGGAAACTCAACTCGAAATGCAACCAAAAAGACATCTCCAGCTGCGTTATGTTGAAATTGGTCACATACATGAATCGtctgttgaaaaaatcctcCTTGGAGATCAGCGACTCGGTTGAAATCACCCAAACTGGCCCAGTCGTcgaagaagaaatcaaaaaagaagaCTTGGAAGTCGACGAATCTAGAGGATACACCGACGAATCGATCTTTGGAAACATCATCTCCGAAAAGTTATGGAGCTTTGTTAAATCCAGATCGTTGAAATGGAAATTGTTGCCCGAAGCTAATGTTGTGCTATCTACCTCTTCTGACGATACCGGAAACATCAACCTCGGTGTTGCCCTCAGATCTGCCAAATCTCTCGAAACTG GTAGAGGAAAAATGAAGAACGCTGGACCCATCATTGCCGCTGGTATCATGAAAATCGGTATGCTCAAAGTTTTGGCTTTCAAAGCTTTAGCTTTGTTGGTCGGTAAAGCTTTACTCGTCAGCAAACTCGCTTTCCTTTTGGCCGCCATCATCGGTTTGAAGAAATTGTTCAGCCACTCTAAACACGTTACTTACGAAGTCGTTGCTCACCCACACCACACGCACTCTGCCGTCGAATCTCACGGACATGGAGATTCTTACAACACCGGATGGGGACGATCTGGCgatgttgctgctgctgctgctcaAAACTTAGCTTATAGAGGACATTTACAGCAATAG